The nucleotide window CTACTCAATCTTAGAGGTCGGGGCGTTCTTTACCGCTGTGAACATAATCGCGATTCCCCTGACTTACCTCTTCGGCCGGCTCTTCAACCGCTGGGACATCAAGAAGGGCCTCATCGCGATAGATGTTCTCGACGGCATCGCCTACGTTTCCTACGGCCTCGCGAAGGGAGCGGTAGCCCCCATCATGCTCTTCGCCGGTAGAACGATTGAGAAGCTCTCGACAGTTCTCTATCCCCTCTACCGAGCCTACGAGCAGGTAATCTACCCGGAGGACAAATACGAGGAAATCTTCGCCTGGCACCTCCGCCTGCCAGAGATATCGAGGCTGGTTACATTTCCGATTATGGGCTACATCCTCGGCTACGTCTACTCGGGGCCGGAGAGCTACCGATGGACTTTCATGTTCTTCGGCCTCTTCTCGGCCGTTACTGTGGCTTACATCTGGCGTTTTCTGCCTTCCGTTGGCCGGGAAGAGAGGATAACGCCCGAGGGCTTCACCTTCAAGGTCGGCGAGTTCAAGGTCCTCCTCGCCTTTGAGGCCCTGCTGACGCTCGCCTGGTCCTTAGCTCCCGAAATCGTGCTGATTAACTACGTCGTCTTCGTGCTCCACAAGACCGTGTTCGAGGTGACGCTGATAGCCTGCGCGAGCAGTCTGGCCTCAATAATCGGAACCTATGCAAGCGAAAGAGTCCCGAAGGGGAGGGGATTCCAGGCGATAGGGGTCGGCATGCTGATTAACGCCCTCTACGCACTGATGATGGCGCTCTCGCCACCCTTCTGGCTCGCCCTCCTCGTCTACGCGGTCGGCGACTTTGGAAGCACTTTCTGGTTCCCCTTCTACCGCTCATGGATGTTCAAGTTGATTCCAAAGGAGAAGGCCAGCGAGTTCCACTCGGCGATATCGAGCTACCGGAAGCTCCTCGCCCTCTTTACGCCCTTCGTTGCGGGAGCGCTGGCGAGCCTCCACCCAACGCTGCCCTACGCGGCAAGCTTCGGGCTGTTTTTACTGGCGGGAGCGATGTTCTGGTGGCTGGCTAGGAAAGGTATTTATTCAAGAACCGCGAGTTAGGAACGTGGTAGGGATGAGTGAGGTTGTGGTTTCAAAGAGAGACGTGTTAACATACGAGAGATTAAGGGTAAT belongs to Thermococcus sp. AM4 and includes:
- a CDS encoding MFS transporter → MRWSEIPREAKAYMLYHTLIAPGLIVWILFPLYLMETGYSILEVGAFFTAVNIIAIPLTYLFGRLFNRWDIKKGLIAIDVLDGIAYVSYGLAKGAVAPIMLFAGRTIEKLSTVLYPLYRAYEQVIYPEDKYEEIFAWHLRLPEISRLVTFPIMGYILGYVYSGPESYRWTFMFFGLFSAVTVAYIWRFLPSVGREERITPEGFTFKVGEFKVLLAFEALLTLAWSLAPEIVLINYVVFVLHKTVFEVTLIACASSLASIIGTYASERVPKGRGFQAIGVGMLINALYALMMALSPPFWLALLVYAVGDFGSTFWFPFYRSWMFKLIPKEKASEFHSAISSYRKLLALFTPFVAGALASLHPTLPYAASFGLFLLAGAMFWWLARKGIYSRTAS